The Tenrec ecaudatus isolate mTenEca1 chromosome 7, mTenEca1.hap1, whole genome shotgun sequence genome window below encodes:
- the CASP8AP2 gene encoding CASP8-associated protein 2 isoform X1, which yields MAADDDNGDGTGLFDVFSASLNNDEGSLDIYAGLDSSLSDTASKSCVPPRDCLDLYEEILTEEGTAKEATYNDLQVEYEKCQLQMKDLMRKYNEIQTQNCSLKNENLSLKKNISALMKTARAEINRKDEEIDNLHQRLSEFPHFRNNHKTARISDPGKQKDLKSRSPHLDDSSRTDCRVKGDGSRDAHRGTSLPGLGKEGKPHSENRSTSLLHTSSEKHCANGIWSRPQYQAGEDSSGEGNRREKKEIRHSQHSGGSDRTRRDCGDGEPRNTEAHHRLQGRSEKHGEGDPKMESKNSKLKSSADSNHQSEHTSSSWEKEMPREKSHIRKESQNDKRLERQNERSQNTNRKDLKSQDKEERKVDQKPKSGVKDQDQRSRSEQTPLPHSRNEVTKSSHNSSKYHLAERRGRGEESKRDRGVSSHSFPDGRCASFLSSSRSHKHSDSKDAAGTHHREDVPLKVEKHRTEDRRKRDQESRDESRHARSEKKTLTEHLQRTNKEAKRTTTELLRRPNEPPNNRSEHTKSETPERVNGKALVVKADSGPTETKNKDFKLSFMEKLNLTLSPAKKQPVSQDNQHRLTDTPKSSGTCDLDPLVQAETRTCVPTVNEHVEETKSKLLKPKGALSAASEQKINIPESKTEEEKKVLVKSVENSMACDPTLFGTETLFSAPIEKDQAASVCPSTEMENSVDSAKAAPTGIHVVQTDGPQNCGLESDNKRNDDLNSYSVSEGTETKVDLSTTVAECSGSVLQPPVREAGILRAIVSEDGEARLEAAREGTPPAESRSFPTEPCSPQETVELPLQKAELVGHRMETDETNSEYHDDENSVLSIDFNQLRPIPEVLSPLNSPERPVAKVLRMESPSRVPPSTNHHKDAFLLNSAHSASKSQSNDLNKENKKPICKSHKYTEAESCKNLPSDDLEEGEIVSDHETSKSQKCFEQSSKPRTSAQVRNTKTNPGRRESAAQSNCRTRRPSAAIHPTNNKCLKKTSESRKSPKTGKKDKIMSPSSLEKIVQIIATPSSVREVMHMLRTLRKHVRKNYMKFKVKFSLIQFHRIIELAILSFTSLIKYLDLAKISKSVSTLQKYLCEIVESKLKQVKKNGIVDRLFEQQLPDMKKKLWKFVDEQLDYLFTKLKKTLEKFCDSKNFGSDSDERKHEKNKEKVQRSHCQKGNTENSNKEVVKANPPKPEESVRVKSLLDPSKTLGETHQDPNNSNNTAKHDTKKSPSTCMNNTKTSPSQEHSLEVKCPSTPRPERAEGGTIDAAQACQHAALKPERSFEILTEQQASSLTFNLVSDAQMGEIFKSLLQGSDLSESSVNGNEKGEWEFKTPEKQLLDSLKCESIPTEELASGEGPPSLKMISDDNWSLLSSEKGPSLSSGLSLPVHPDVLDESCMFEMSTNIAVNKDHVCSSEKSKPCISSILLEDLAVSLTVPSPLKSDGHLSFLKPEVLSSSTPEEVLSAHFSEDALLEEEDASEQDIHLALESDNSSSKSSCSSSWASRSVAPGFQYHPNLPMHAVIMEKSNDHFIVKIRRSAPSASPPLQQSPLADGSLASLPPVENEAREATEKEYTSCQSSALNSMVEEFENKNVEGSSLTSDQNSLLQPQVPDRYEFLKGASGKTGEGGKVELHQGWEPKGTTEHPAELPLLEETPQPVEDPLPNTFIDLTKEPGTEPRQLGDFLEVAVLSIGPLGCSGSSVTQETPLLDSSLQLDTVGAFIDLTQEASSESKNEGGTPCGADGGPGSQIICTEEANCKEEETRVASEPWRSGAEEPCIDLTTESPRPCEANKGDDKSAPTPDSDRAELPESSDNAHKKRKHLSDPSRPSQKKQRTTDTGFTNGKRAKEATQDSGENGEACQSKKRACSATTDDSSPTGSPKMQAAAATSPSSLSANNVVKKKGEIVVSWTRNDDREILLECQKKGPSVKTFTTLAAKLNKNPNQVSERFQQLMKLYEKLKCR from the exons ATTGTCTGAATTTCCACATTTCCGAAATAATCATAAAACTGCAAGGATATCAGATCCAGGAAAACAGAAAGACCTTAAGTCCAGATCTCCTCATTTAGATGATTCTTCAAGGACTGATTGCAGAGTGAAAGGTGATGGCTCTAGAGATGCGCATCGTGGCACTTCGCTGCCAGGCCTGGGCAAAGAAGGAAAACCACACTCTGAAAACAGGAGCACTTCGCTTTTGCACACGTCTAGTGAGAAACATTGCGCCAATGGCATCTGGTCGCGTCCCCAATATCAGGCCGGTGAGGATAGCTCAGGTGAAGGTaacaggagagagaaaaaagaaattagACACAGTCAGCACAGTGGAGGGTCAGATAGAACCCGGAGAGACTGTGGGGATGGTGAACCGAGGAACACAGAGGCTCATCACAGACTACAAGGACGTTCCGAGAAACATGGTGAAGGTGACCCAAAGATGGAAAGCAAAAATTCAAAGCTTAAAAGTAGCGCAGATTCAAATCACCAAAGTGAACACACCAgctcttcttgggagaaagagatgcccagagagaagtcCCACATTCGAAAAGAGTCTCAAAATGACAAACGACTAGAACGACAAAATGAAAGGTCACAAAATACAAATAGGAAGGACCTTAAATCACAagacaaagaagagagaaaagtcgACCAAAAACCCAAATCAGGAGTAAAGGACCAGGATCAGCGGAGCAGATCTGAACAAACACCGCTTCCTCATTCCCGGAACGAGGTGACAAAATCTTCTCACAATTCAAGTAAATATCATCTGGCTGAGAGACGAGGACGGGGGGAAGAGAGTAAAAGAGACAGGGGAGTAAGCAGTCACAGTTTTCCAGATGGCAGGTGTGCCTCCTTTCTTTCAAGCAGTCGATCGCACAAACACAGCGACTCCAAGGACGCTGCTGGCACACACCACAGGGAAGACGTGCCTTTGAAAGTAGAAAAGCACAGGACTGAAGATCGGAGGAAAAGAGACCAAGAAAGCAGAGACGAAAGTAGGCATGCGAGAAGTGAAAAAAAGACACTGACAGAACATTTACAGAGAACTAATAAAGAAGCTAAGAGAACCACTACTGAGTTATTGAGGAGACCAAATGAGCCCCCAAACAACAGAAGTGAACATACCAAAAGTGAAACTCCTGAAAGAGTAAATGGCAAAGCACTGGTAGTTAAAGCTGACAGTGGGCCAACTGAAACCAAGAACAAGGACTTCAAGTTGAGTTTTATGGAAAAACTGAACTTAACTCTTTCTCCTGCTAAAAAGCAGCCGGTTTCTCAGGACAATCAGCACAGACTAACCGATACTCCCAAATCCAGCGGCACGTGTGATTTGGATCCCTTGGTGCAAGCTGAAACTAGGACTTGTGTTCCGACTGTTAATGAACATGTAGAGGAAACCAAATCAAAGTTACTAAAACCCAAGGGTGCGCTTTCAGCAGCATCCGAACAGAAGATCAATATTCCAGAAAgcaaaactgaagaagaaaaaaaggtgtTGGTGAAATCTGTTGAGAATTCTATGGCTTGTGACCCGACCCTTTTTGGTACCGAGACTTTATTTTCAGCACCTATAGAAAAGGACCAAGCAGCATCCGTGTGTCCATCAACAGAAATGGAAAACTCCGTTGACAGTGCAAAGGCCGCTCCCACAGGAATCCATGTGGTACAGACAGATGGTCCTCAGAACTGTGGCTTGGAATCGGATAACAAAAGAAATGACGATTTAAATTCTTACAGCGTTTCTGAAGGAACGGAAACGAAGGTAGATCTTTCAACCACAGTGGCTGAGTGCAGTGGAAGCGTTTTGCAGCCACCAGTCAGAGAAGCTGGCATTTTGCGAGCAATCGTTTCAGAAGATGGCGAAGCAAGACTTGAGGCTGCTCGTGAGGGCACACCACCTGCTGAGAGTAGGTCCTTTCCTACAGAGCCTTGCTCACCTCAGGAGACTGTAGAGCTTCCACTGCAGAAAGCGGAGCTAGTGGGCCACAGAATGGAAACTGATGAGACAAATTCAGAGTATCATGATGATGAGAATTCTGTTCTGAGCATCGACTTTAATCAGCTGAGGCCTATTCCAGAAGTCCTCAGTCCTCTGAATAGTCCCGAGAGACCAGTAGCGAAAGTTCTTAGAATGGAAAGCCCTTCTCGAGTTCCACCGAGCACTAACCACCACAAAG ATGCTTTTCTGCTGAATTCAGCTCACTCTGCCTCTAAGAGTCAGTCTAATGACctcaacaaagaaaataaaaagccaaTTTGCAAATCTCACAAGTATACCGAAGCAGAATCCTGTAAGAATTTACCTTCAGATGACTTAGAAGAAGGAGAAATTGTAAGTGACCACGAAACATCTAAATCTCAAAAATGTTTTGAGCAAAGCAGCAAACCCCGCACTTCTGCCCAAGTGCGGAATACAAAGACCAacccagggaggagggagagcgCCGCGCAATCGAACTGCAGGACTAGGAGGCCATCTGCAGCGATTCATCCGACCAATAACAAATGCCTTAAGAAAACAAGCGAATCTCGAAAATCTCCAAAAACAGGGAAGAAAGATAAAATAATGAGCCCTTCCAGCCTGGAAAAAATTGTTCAAATTATTGCCACCCCCTCTTCTGTCCGAGAGGTTATGCACATGTTACGAACGCTAAGAAAACATGTAAGGAAAAATTATATGAAATTCAAGGTCAAATTTTCATTAATACAATTTCATAGAATTATTGAGTTAGCAATTTTGAGTTTTACATCACTAATCAAATACCTTGACTTAGCCAAAATCTCTAAGTCGGTGTCTACGTTACAGAAATACCTCTGTGAGATCGTCGAATCTAAACTTAAGCAAGTTAAAAAGAATGGCATTGTTGATCGTTTATTTGAACAGCAACTaccagatatgaaaaaaaaactgtGGAAATTTGTAGATGAGCAACTGGATTATTTGTTTACAAAACTTAAGAAAACCTTAGAAAAATTCTGTGATTCCAAAAACTTTGGAAGTGACAGTGATGAGAGAAAACatgaaaagaataaagaaaaagtaCAGCGCTCGCATTGTCAGAAGGGGAACACAGAGAACTCTAACAAAGAAGTCGTAAAAGCCAACCCCCCCAAACCAGAGGAGTCTGTTCGTGTTAAGTCTCTACTGGACCCCAGTAAAACCTTGGGGGAAACACACCAAGACCCAAACAACTCTAATAACACAGCCAAGCATGACACCAAAAAAAGCCCTAGCACCTGCATGAATAATACAAAGACCTCTCCATCCCAAGAGCACTCCTTGGAAGTAAAGTGTCCAAGCACCCCAAGGCCAGAAAGAGCTGAGGGCGGCACTATTGACGCTGCACAGGCATGCCAGCATGCTGCTTTGAAGCCAGAACGAAGTTTTGAGATTCTGACCGAGCAGCAGGCATCCAGCTTGACTTTTAATTTAGTGAGTGATGCGCAAATGGGTGAAATATTTAAAAGCTTGTTGCAAGGTTCTGATCTTTCAGAGAGCAGTGTTAACGGTAATGAAAAGGGCGAGTGGGAGTTCAAAACCCCAGAGAAACAGCTGCTGGACAGTCTGAAATGTGAATCCATACCAACTGAAGAGCTAGCTTCAGGGGAGGGCCCTCCAAGCCTGAAAATGATTAGTGATGACAACTGGTCATTATTGTCTTCTGAGAAAGGGCCGTCTCTGTCTTCCGGGCTCTCACTACCAGTTCACCCTGATGTGCTGGATGAGAGCTGTATGTTTGAAATGTCCACTAACATTGCTGTAAATAAAGATCATGTATGCAGTTCCGAGAAGAGCAAGCCCTGCATTTCTTCCATCCTTCTTGAAGATCTAGCAGTCTCTTTGACAGTACCATCTCCTTTGAAGTCAGACGGTCATCTCAGTTTCTTAAAGCCGGAAGTTCTGTCTAGCTCAACTCCTGAAGAAGTGCTTAGTGCCCATTTTAGTGAGGATGCCTTACTTGAAGAAGAGGATGCGTCTGAGCAAGACATTCATTTAGCACTGGAGTCCGATAACTCTAGCAGTAAGTCAAGCTGTTCATCATCATGGGCCAGCCGGTCTGTGGCTCCAGGCTTCCAGTACCACCCGAATCTGCCCATGCACGCTGTCATCATGGAGAAGTCCAACGACCATTTCATTGTGAAAATACGGCGTTCAGCACCGtccgcctcccctccccttcaACAGAGCCCCCTGGCTGATGGGTCTCTGGCATCTTTGCCTCCTGTGGAAAATGAAGCTCGGGAAGCAACGGAGAAAGAGTACACTTCCTGCCAGAGCTCGGCTTTAAACTCCATGGTGGAAgaatttgaaaacaaaaacgtTGAAGGCAGTAGCTTGACGAGTGACCAGAACTCTCTGCTCCAGCCGCAAGTCCCTGATAGGTATGAATTCCTGAAGGGTGCTTCAGGTAAAACCGGTGAGGGCGGTAAAGTCGAACTGCACCAAGGGTGGGAACCAAAAGGGACCACGGAGCACCCCGCAGAATTGCCTTTGCTCGAAGAAACGCCGCAGCCTGTGGAGGATCCTCTCCCAAACACCTTCATAGACCTCACCAAAGAGCCAGGCACCGAGCCCAGGCAGTTGGGGGACTTCCTGGAGGTAGCAGTTCTCAGCATCGGTCCGTTGGGCTGTTCTGGCAGCAGCGTGACTCAGGAGACTCCACTATTAGACAGCTCCTTACAGCTGGACACTGTAGGCGCATTCATTGACTTGACACAAGAGGCTTCCAGCGAGAGCAAAAACGAAGGGGGGACCCCTTGCGGGGCTGATGGAGGCCCGGGCTCTCAGATCATATGCACAGAGGAAGCGAACTGTAAGGAAGAAGAGACGCGCGTGGCGAGTGAGCCCTGGAGAAGCGGCGCTGAGGAGCCCTGCATCGACCTGACCACAGAATCTCCCAGGCCCTGCGAAGCGAACAAGGGTGACGACAAATCAGCGCCCACGCCCGATTCTGACCGTGCAGAGTTGCCCGAGTCTTCGGATAACgctcacaaaaaaagaaaacacctttCAGATCCGAGCCGCCcttctcagaagaaacaaaggacGACGGATACGGGCTTCACTAATGGGAAAAGGGCTAAGGAAGCCACCCAAGATTCTGGCGAGAATGGCGAAGCTTGCCAAAGTAAGAAAAGAGCCTGCTCCGCGACTACAGACGACTCCTCACCCACAGGCAGCCCCAAGATGCAGGCCGCCGCCGCCACATCTCCCTCCAGCCTTTCTGCCAACAATGTTGTTAAGAAGAAAGGCGAGATTGTGGTTTCATGGACAAG AAATGATGACCGGGAAATCTTATTGGAGTGTCAGAAAAAAGGCCCATCGGTGAAAACATTCACTACTTTAGCTGCTAAGTTGAACAAAAATCCAAATCAG gtCTCAGAAAGATTCCAGCAGCTAATGAAGCTTTATGAAAAGTTAAAATGCAGGTAG
- the CASP8AP2 gene encoding CASP8-associated protein 2 isoform X2, translating into MAADDDNGDGTGLFDVFSASLNNDEGSLDIYAGLDSSLSDTASKSCVPPRDCLDLYEEILTEEGTAKEATYNDLQVEYEKCQLQMKDLMRKYNEIQTQNCSLKNENLSLKKNISALMKTARAEINRKDEEIDNLHQRLSEFPHFRNNHKTARISDPGKQKDLKSRSPHLDDSSRTDCRVKGDGSRDAHRGTSLPGLGKEGKPHSENRSTSLLHTSSEKHCANGIWSRPQYQAGEDSSGEGNRREKKEIRHSQHSGGSDRTRRDCGDGEPRNTEAHHRLQGRSEKHGEGDPKMESKNSKLKSSADSNHQSEHTSSSWEKEMPREKSHIRKESQNDKRLERQNERSQNTNRKDLKSQDKEERKVDQKPKSGVKDQDQRSRSEQTPLPHSRNEVTKSSHNSSKYHLAERRGRGEESKRDRGVSSHSFPDGRCASFLSSSRSHKHSDSKDAAGTHHREDVPLKVEKHRTEDRRKRDQESRDESRHARSEKKTLTEHLQRTNKEAKRTTTELLRRPNEPPNNRSEHTKSETPERVNGKALVVKADSGPTETKNKDFKLSFMEKLNLTLSPAKKQPVSQDNQHRLTDTPKSSGTCDLDPLVQAETRTCVPTVNEHVEETKSKLLKPKGALSAASEQKINIPESKTEEEKKVLVKSVENSMACDPTLFGTETLFSAPIEKDQAASVCPSTEMENSVDSAKAAPTGIHVVQTDGPQNCGLESDNKRNDDLNSYSVSEGTETKVDLSTTVAECSGSVLQPPVREAGILRAIVSEDGEARLEAAREGTPPAESRSFPTEPCSPQETVELPLQKAELVGHRMETDETNSEYHDDENSVLSIDFNQLRPIPEVLSPLNSPERPVAKVLRMESPSRVPPSTNHHKDAFLLNSAHSASKSQSNDLNKENKKPICKSHKYTEAESCKNLPSDDLEEGEIVSDHETSKSQKCFEQSSKPRTSAQVRNTKTNPGRRESAAQSNCRTRRPSAAIHPTNNKCLKKTSESRKSPKTGKKDKIMSPSSLEKIVQIIATPSSVREVMHMLRTLRKHVRKNYMKFKVKFSLIQFHRIIELAILSFTSLIKYLDLAKISKSVSTLQKYLCEIVESKLKQVKKNGIVDRLFEQQLPDMKKKLWKFVDEQLDYLFTKLKKTLEKFCDSKNFGSDSDERKHEKNKEKVQRSHCQKGNTENSNKEVVKANPPKPEESVRVKSLLDPSKTLGETHQDPNNSNNTAKHDTKKSPSTCMNNTKTSPSQEHSLEVKCPSTPRPERAEGGTIDAAQACQHAALKPERSFEILTEQQASSLTFNLVSDAQMGEIFKSLLQGSDLSESSVNGNEKGEWEFKTPEKQLLDSLKCESIPTEELASGEGPPSLKMISDDNWSLLSSEKGPSLSSGLSLPVHPDVLDESCMFEMSTNIAVNKDHVCSSEKSKPCISSILLEDLAVSLTVPSPLKSDGHLSFLKPEVLSSSTPEEVLSAHFSEDALLEEEDASEQDIHLALESDNSSSKSSCSSSWASRSVAPGFQYHPNLPMHAVIMEKSNDHFIVKIRRSAPSASPPLQQSPLADGSLASLPPVENEAREATEKEYTSCQSSALNSMVEEFENKNVEGSSLTSDQNSLLQPQVPDRYEFLKGASGKTGEGGKVELHQGWEPKGTTEHPAELPLLEETPQPVEDPLPNTFIDLTKEPGTEPRQLGDFLEVAVLSIGPLGCSGSSVTQETPLLDSSLQLDTVGAFIDLTQEASSESKNEGGTPCGADGGPGSQIICTEEANCKEEETRVASEPWRSGAEEPCIDLTTESPRPCEANKGDDKSAPTPDSDRAELPESSDNAHKKRKHLSDPSRPSQKKQRTTDTGFTNGKRAKEATQDSGENGEACQSKKRACSATTDDSSPTGSPKMQAAAATSPSSLSANNVVKKKGEIVVSWTRNDDREILLECQKKGPSVKTFTTLAAKLNKNPNQVSERFQQLMKLYEKLKCR; encoded by the exons ATTGTCTGAATTTCCACATTTCCGAAATAATCATAAAACTGCAAGGATATCAGATCCAGGAAAACAGAAAGACCTTAAGTCCAGATCTCCTCATTTAGATGATTCTTCAAGGACTGATTGCAGAGTGAAAGGTGATGGCTCTAGAGATGCGCATCGTGGCACTTCGCTGCCAGGCCTGGGCAAAGAAGGAAAACCACACTCTGAAAACAGGAGCACTTCGCTTTTGCACACGTCTAGTGAGAAACATTGCGCCAATGGCATCTGGTCGCGTCCCCAATATCAGGCCGGTGAGGATAGCTCAGGTGAAGGTaacaggagagagaaaaaagaaattagACACAGTCAGCACAGTGGAGGGTCAGATAGAACCCGGAGAGACTGTGGGGATGGTGAACCGAGGAACACAGAGGCTCATCACAGACTACAAGGACGTTCCGAGAAACATGGTGAAGGTGACCCAAAGATGGAAAGCAAAAATTCAAAGCTTAAAAGTAGCGCAGATTCAAATCACCAAAGTGAACACACCAgctcttcttgggagaaagagatgcccagagagaagtcCCACATTCGAAAAGAGTCTCAAAATGACAAACGACTAGAACGACAAAATGAAAGGTCACAAAATACAAATAGGAAGGACCTTAAATCACAagacaaagaagagagaaaagtcgACCAAAAACCCAAATCAGGAGTAAAGGACCAGGATCAGCGGAGCAGATCTGAACAAACACCGCTTCCTCATTCCCGGAACGAGGTGACAAAATCTTCTCACAATTCAAGTAAATATCATCTGGCTGAGAGACGAGGACGGGGGGAAGAGAGTAAAAGAGACAGGGGAGTAAGCAGTCACAGTTTTCCAGATGGCAGGTGTGCCTCCTTTCTTTCAAGCAGTCGATCGCACAAACACAGCGACTCCAAGGACGCTGCTGGCACACACCACAGGGAAGACGTGCCTTTGAAAGTAGAAAAGCACAGGACTGAAGATCGGAGGAAAAGAGACCAAGAAAGCAGAGACGAAAGTAGGCATGCGAGAAGTGAAAAAAAGACACTGACAGAACATTTACAGAGAACTAATAAAGAAGCTAAGAGAACCACTACTGAGTTATTGAGGAGACCAAATGAGCCCCCAAACAACAGAAGTGAACATACCAAAAGTGAAACTCCTGAAAGAGTAAATGGCAAAGCACTGGTAGTTAAAGCTGACAGTGGGCCAACTGAAACCAAGAACAAGGACTTCAAGTTGAGTTTTATGGAAAAACTGAACTTAACTCTTTCTCCTGCTAAAAAGCAGCCGGTTTCTCAGGACAATCAGCACAGACTAACCGATACTCCCAAATCCAGCGGCACGTGTGATTTGGATCCCTTGGTGCAAGCTGAAACTAGGACTTGTGTTCCGACTGTTAATGAACATGTAGAGGAAACCAAATCAAAGTTACTAAAACCCAAGGGTGCGCTTTCAGCAGCATCCGAACAGAAGATCAATATTCCAGAAAgcaaaactgaagaagaaaaaaaggtgtTGGTGAAATCTGTTGAGAATTCTATGGCTTGTGACCCGACCCTTTTTGGTACCGAGACTTTATTTTCAGCACCTATAGAAAAGGACCAAGCAGCATCCGTGTGTCCATCAACAGAAATGGAAAACTCCGTTGACAGTGCAAAGGCCGCTCCCACAGGAATCCATGTGGTACAGACAGATGGTCCTCAGAACTGTGGCTTGGAATCGGATAACAAAAGAAATGACGATTTAAATTCTTACAGCGTTTCTGAAGGAACGGAAACGAAGGTAGATCTTTCAACCACAGTGGCTGAGTGCAGTGGAAGCGTTTTGCAGCCACCAGTCAGAGAAGCTGGCATTTTGCGAGCAATCGTTTCAGAAGATGGCGAAGCAAGACTTGAGGCTGCTCGTGAGGGCACACCACCTGCTGAGAGTAGGTCCTTTCCTACAGAGCCTTGCTCACCTCAGGAGACTGTAGAGCTTCCACTGCAGAAAGCGGAGCTAGTGGGCCACAGAATGGAAACTGATGAGACAAATTCAGAGTATCATGATGATGAGAATTCTGTTCTGAGCATCGACTTTAATCAGCTGAGGCCTATTCCAGAAGTCCTCAGTCCTCTGAATAGTCCCGAGAGACCAGTAGCGAAAGTTCTTAGAATGGAAAGCCCTTCTCGAGTTCCACCGAGCACTAACCACCACAAAG ATGCTTTTCTGCTGAATTCAGCTCACTCTGCCTCTAAGAGTCAGTCTAATGACctcaacaaagaaaataaaaagccaaTTTGCAAATCTCACAAGTATACCGAAGCAGAATCCTGTAAGAATTTACCTTCAGATGACTTAGAAGAAGGAGAAATTGTAAGTGACCACGAAACATCTAAATCTCAAAAATGTTTTGAGCAAAGCAGCAAACCCCGCACTTCTGCCCAAGTGCGGAATACAAAGACCAacccagggaggagggagagcgCCGCGCAATCGAACTGCAGGACTAGGAGGCCATCTGCAGCGATTCATCCGACCAATAACAAATGCCTTAAGAAAACAAGCGAATCTCGAAAATCTCCAAAAACAGGGAAGAAAGATAAAATAATGAGCCCTTCCAGCCTGGAAAAAATTGTTCAAATTATTGCCACCCCCTCTTCTGTCCGAGAGGTTATGCACATGTTACGAACGCTAAGAAAACATGTAAGGAAAAATTATATGAAATTCAAGGTCAAATTTTCATTAATACAATTTCATAGAATTATTGAGTTAGCAATTTTGAGTTTTACATCACTAATCAAATACCTTGACTTAGCCAAAATCTCTAAGTCGGTGTCTACGTTACAGAAATACCTCTGTGAGATCGTCGAATCTAAACTTAAGCAAGTTAAAAAGAATGGCATTGTTGATCGTTTATTTGAACAGCAACTaccagatatgaaaaaaaaactgtGGAAATTTGTAGATGAGCAACTGGATTATTTGTTTACAAAACTTAAGAAAACCTTAGAAAAATTCTGTGATTCCAAAAACTTTGGAAGTGACAGTGATGAGAGAAAACatgaaaagaataaagaaaaagtaCAGCGCTCGCATTGTCAGAAGGGGAACACAGAGAACTCTAACAAAGAAGTCGTAAAAGCCAACCCCCCCAAACCAGAGGAGTCTGTTCGTGTTAAGTCTCTACTGGACCCCAGTAAAACCTTGGGGGAAACACACCAAGACCCAAACAACTCTAATAACACAGCCAAGCATGACACCAAAAAAAGCCCTAGCACCTGCATGAATAATACAAAGACCTCTCCATCCCAAGAGCACTCCTTGGAAGTAAAGTGTCCAAGCACCCCAAGGCCAGAAAGAGCTGAGGGCGGCACTATTGACGCTGCACAGGCATGCCAGCATGCTGCTTTGAAGCCAGAACGAAGTTTTGAGATTCTGACCGAGCAGCAGGCATCCAGCTTGACTTTTAATTTAGTGAGTGATGCGCAAATGGGTGAAATATTTAAAAGCTTGTTGCAAGGTTCTGATCTTTCAGAGAGCAGTGTTAACGGTAATGAAAAGGGCGAGTGGGAGTTCAAAACCCCAGAGAAACAGCTGCTGGACAGTCTGAAATGTGAATCCATACCAACTGAAGAGCTAGCTTCAGGGGAGGGCCCTCCAAGCCTGAAAATGATTAGTGATGACAACTGGTCATTATTGTCTTCTGAGAAAGGGCCGTCTCTGTCTTCCGGGCTCTCACTACCAGTTCACCCTGATGTGCTGGATGAGAGCTGTATGTTTGAAATGTCCACTAACATTGCTGTAAATAAAGATCATGTATGCAGTTCCGAGAAGAGCAAGCCCTGCATTTCTTCCATCCTTCTTGAAGATCTAGCAGTCTCTTTGACAGTACCATCTCCTTTGAAGTCAGACGGTCATCTCAGTTTCTTAAAGCCGGAAGTTCTGTCTAGCTCAACTCCTGAAGAAGTGCTTAGTGCCCATTTTAGTGAGGATGCCTTACTTGAAGAAGAGGATGCGTCTGAGCAAGACATTCATTTAGCACTGGAGTCCGATAACTCTAGCAGTAAGTCAAGCTGTTCATCATCATGGGCCAGCCGGTCTGTGGCTCCAGGCTTCCAGTACCACCCGAATCTGCCCATGCACGCTGTCATCATGGAGAAGTCCAACGACCATTTCATTGTGAAAATACGGCGTTCAGCACCGtccgcctcccctccccttcaACAGAGCCCCCTGGCTGATGGGTCTCTGGCATCTTTGCCTCCTGTGGAAAATGAAGCTCGGGAAGCAACGGAGAAAGAGTACACTTCCTGCCAGAGCTCGGCTTTAAACTCCATGGTGGAAgaatttgaaaacaaaaacgtTGAAGGCAGTAGCTTGACGAGTGACCAGAACTCTCTGCTCCAGCCGCAAGTCCCTGATAGGTATGAATTCCTGAAGGGTGCTTCAGGTAAAACCGGTGAGGGCGGTAAAGTCGAACTGCACCAAGGGTGGGAACCAAAAGGGACCACGGAGCACCCCGCAGAATTGCCTTTGCTCGAAGAAACGCCGCAGCCTGTGGAGGATCCTCTCCCAAACACCTTCATAGACCTCACCAAAGAGCCAGGCACCGAGCCCAGGCAGTTGGGGGACTTCCTGGAGGTAGCAGTTCTCAGCATCGGTCCGTTGGGCTGTTCTGGCAGCAGCGTGACTCAGGAGACTCCACTATTAGACAGCTCCTTACAGCTGGACACTGTAGGCGCATTCATTGACTTGACACAAGAGGCTTCCAGCGAGAGCAAAAACGAAGGGGGGACCCCTTGCGGGGCTGATGGAGGCCCGGGCTCTCAGATCATATGCACAGAGGAAGCGAACTGTAAGGAAGAAGAGACGCGCGTGGCGAGTGAGCCCTGGAGAAGCGGCGCTGAGGAGCCCTGCATCGACCTGACCACAGAATCTCCCAGGCCCTGCGAAGCGAACAAGGGTGACGACAAATCAGCGCCCACGCCCGATTCTGACCGTGCAGAGTTGCCCGAGTCTTCGGATAACgctcacaaaaaaagaaaacacctttCAGATCCGAGCCGCCcttctcagaagaaacaaaggacGACGGATACGGGCTTCACTAATGGGAAAAGGGCTAAGGAAGCCACCCAAGATTCTGGCGAGAATGGCGAAGCTTGCCAAAGTAAGAAAAGAGCCTGCTCCGCGACTACAGACGACTCCTCACCCACAGGCAGCCCCAAGATGCAGGCCGCCGCCGCCACATCTCCCTCCAGCCTTTCTGCCAACAATGTTGTTAAGAAGAAAGGCGAGATTGTGGTTTCATGGACAAG AAATGATGACCGGGAAATCTTATTGGAGTGTCAGAAAAAAGGCCCATCGGTGAAAACATTCACTACTTTAGCTGCTAAGTTGAACAAAAATCCAAATCAG gtCTCAGAAAGATTCCAGCAGCTAATGAAGCTTTATGAAAAGTTAAAATGCAG ATGA